The following proteins come from a genomic window of Nakamurella alba:
- a CDS encoding RNA polymerase sigma factor: MSELPGSFAAWVTPHLTVLAALGRRVVAAGDAEDVVQEALLRAWRRRSTFDPARGSARAWLVAILLDRARRHRVRSRPDQPFAGEEWTSPHENIAAGMDVGRAVDTLPLRQRQVVVLYYLVDLPVAEIAEVLGIGEGSVKSHLRDARAGLRTRLGTPDGES, encoded by the coding sequence GTGTCCGAGCTGCCCGGCTCCTTCGCCGCCTGGGTCACCCCGCACCTCACGGTGCTCGCCGCACTCGGTCGCCGGGTGGTCGCGGCCGGGGATGCCGAGGACGTGGTGCAGGAGGCGCTGCTCCGGGCATGGCGACGCCGGTCGACCTTCGATCCGGCGCGCGGCAGTGCCCGCGCCTGGCTGGTGGCGATCCTGCTGGACCGGGCACGACGGCACCGGGTCCGGTCGCGCCCCGATCAGCCGTTCGCCGGCGAGGAGTGGACCTCGCCGCACGAGAACATCGCCGCCGGCATGGATGTCGGACGCGCGGTCGACACGCTGCCGCTACGGCAACGCCAGGTCGTCGTCCTCTACTACCTCGTCGACCTGCCCGTCGCCGAGATCGCCGAGGTGCTGGGCATCGGCGAAGGCTCGGTCAAATCCCATCTGCGCGACGCCCGTGCCGGTCTGCGGACCCGGCTCGGCACCCCGGACGGAGAATCCTGA
- a CDS encoding amidohydrolase — protein MTTVLLRGGRVHTPADPDATAIAVTDGQISWIGGEHGIAAAGHADQVIDLDGLLVVPGFVDAHVHATDAGLAITGLDLTGTTSLADCLTAVSRFAAAHPDGVLWGHGWDESTWPERRTPTTAELDAAVGRRAAYLSRRDVHSALASSVLRADTRGLDDAAGHHPDLPVTMAAHHLVRNRAKELLTTEQRRSAQLALLEKAAAQGIVEVHECAAGDDTGRADLAALLALDGPIPVRGYLAAAVTDPAEATALLAATGAHALGGDLSVDGAIGSRTASLSAPYTDAAHIHGTRYLSDEEILEHLVACARAGIQPGFHAIGDDAVSAVAAGLTRAAERLGGTVALAAVTPRIEHAEMIDAAAIAALAATGAVASVQSVFDELWGGPDGMYAERLGERWTPMNPFAALASAGVPLALGSDAPVTPVDPWRAVRAAVHHRTAGAGISPRAAFTAHTRGGHRAAGRIDRGIGSIVVGAPAHLAIVRAGELIRPIADAAVARWSTDPRSRVPLLPDLGPGNDLPETVATLVAGRPVFDAGLFTG, from the coding sequence GTGACCACCGTGCTGCTGCGCGGCGGACGTGTCCACACGCCCGCCGATCCCGATGCCACTGCGATCGCCGTCACCGACGGCCAGATCAGCTGGATCGGAGGGGAGCACGGCATCGCCGCCGCGGGCCATGCTGACCAGGTCATCGACCTCGACGGGCTGCTCGTGGTCCCGGGATTCGTCGACGCGCACGTGCACGCCACCGACGCTGGGCTGGCGATCACCGGACTCGACCTCACCGGCACTACCTCGCTCGCAGATTGTCTGACAGCCGTATCCCGGTTCGCGGCGGCCCATCCCGACGGCGTGCTGTGGGGCCACGGCTGGGACGAGTCCACCTGGCCCGAGCGGCGCACGCCGACCACCGCCGAACTCGACGCCGCAGTCGGGCGCCGCGCCGCCTACCTGTCTCGGCGCGACGTGCACAGCGCCCTCGCATCCTCGGTGCTCCGCGCGGACACGCGAGGCCTGGACGACGCGGCCGGTCATCATCCCGACCTCCCTGTCACCATGGCGGCGCACCACCTGGTCCGGAACCGGGCGAAAGAGCTGCTCACCACCGAGCAGCGACGCTCGGCCCAGCTCGCGCTGCTCGAGAAGGCCGCCGCGCAGGGCATCGTCGAGGTGCACGAGTGCGCGGCCGGTGACGACACCGGCCGGGCCGACCTCGCGGCGCTGCTCGCGCTGGACGGCCCGATCCCGGTCCGCGGGTACCTGGCCGCGGCGGTCACCGACCCGGCGGAAGCCACCGCGCTGCTCGCCGCCACCGGCGCGCACGCCCTCGGCGGCGACCTGTCCGTTGACGGTGCGATCGGGTCCCGCACCGCGTCGCTGTCCGCGCCGTACACCGACGCCGCGCACATCCACGGCACCCGCTACCTGTCGGACGAGGAGATCCTCGAGCACCTGGTCGCCTGCGCCCGCGCCGGGATCCAGCCGGGCTTCCATGCGATTGGCGACGACGCGGTGAGCGCGGTGGCGGCCGGACTCACCCGGGCCGCCGAACGGCTCGGCGGCACCGTGGCACTCGCCGCGGTCACGCCTCGGATCGAGCACGCCGAGATGATCGATGCCGCCGCCATCGCTGCGCTCGCCGCGACCGGGGCGGTTGCATCCGTGCAGTCGGTGTTCGACGAGTTGTGGGGTGGGCCGGACGGCATGTACGCCGAGCGGCTGGGGGAGCGGTGGACTCCGATGAACCCGTTCGCCGCACTGGCCTCCGCGGGTGTCCCACTGGCCCTCGGATCCGACGCCCCCGTCACTCCGGTCGACCCATGGCGGGCGGTCCGGGCCGCCGTTCATCACCGGACCGCCGGCGCCGGGATCTCCCCGCGGGCGGCCTTCACTGCGCACACCCGGGGCGGTCACCGCGCCGCCGGCCGGATCGACCGGGGGATCGGCAGCATCGTGGTCGGCGCGCCGGCGCACCTGGCCATCGTCCGTGCCGGGGAACTGATCCGACCGATCGCCGACGCCGCGGTCGCCCG